One window of Thiomicrorhabdus lithotrophica genomic DNA carries:
- a CDS encoding RNA-binding S4 domain-containing protein, giving the protein MDKLRVDKWLWAARFFKTRGVALEAIKGGKVELNGSKPKPSKTLSVGDKLKITQVHRQVEVTVLMVSDKRGGAEQALTLYHLDAEVLNQRKPTADMALVGYREKGAGRPTKRDRRKIDSFEL; this is encoded by the coding sequence ATGGATAAATTACGAGTTGATAAGTGGTTATGGGCGGCACGTTTTTTTAAAACACGTGGCGTAGCTTTGGAAGCAATTAAAGGCGGTAAAGTTGAGCTGAATGGCTCTAAACCTAAACCCAGTAAAACTCTAAGTGTTGGTGATAAACTTAAAATCACCCAAGTACACCGTCAGGTTGAGGTGACCGTTTTAATGGTGAGCGATAAACGTGGAGGAGCAGAACAAGCTTTAACACTCTACCATTTGGATGCAGAAGTATTAAACCAAAGAAAACCAACGGCCGATATGGCGCTTGTAGGTTACAGAGAAAAAGGTGCTGGTAGACCGACTAAGCGTGATAGACGAAAAATTGATTCATTTGAATTGTAA
- the hemF gene encoding oxygen-dependent coproporphyrinogen oxidase encodes MSETTINVQAVKDYLLSLQDDICSQLSEEDGSMEFVIDEWEREGEEGVMGLTGGGRTRVMEGGEVIEKGGVNFSHVRGKNLPPSATAHRPELAGRSFQALGVSLVIHPRNPYIPTSHANVRLFIAEKEGEAPVWWFGGGFDLTPYYPFDDDVIHWHMQSKSACEAFGEEIYPKYKKWCDEYFYLKHRDETRGVGGLFYDDLNEATFGWDFEKCFAFMQSVGDHFIKAYRPIMGRRKDIEYGERQKDFQLYRRGRYAEFNLAFDRGTIFGLQTGGRTESILMSMPPVVTWKYDYKPEPGTEESNIYNYLTPKDWLAELA; translated from the coding sequence ATGTCAGAAACTACTATCAATGTTCAAGCAGTAAAAGATTATTTGCTGAGCCTGCAAGACGATATCTGTTCTCAGCTTAGCGAAGAAGACGGCTCAATGGAGTTTGTAATTGATGAGTGGGAGCGTGAAGGCGAAGAGGGTGTGATGGGGCTAACAGGTGGTGGTCGTACTCGAGTTATGGAAGGCGGTGAAGTGATTGAAAAAGGGGGTGTAAACTTTTCTCACGTTAGAGGTAAGAACCTGCCGCCTTCAGCAACCGCACATCGTCCTGAACTAGCTGGTCGTTCATTTCAGGCGCTAGGCGTTTCTTTAGTCATTCACCCGAGAAATCCTTACATTCCAACTTCTCACGCTAATGTTCGCCTTTTTATTGCTGAAAAAGAGGGTGAAGCACCAGTTTGGTGGTTTGGTGGCGGATTTGACTTAACCCCTTATTATCCGTTTGACGATGATGTTATTCACTGGCACATGCAGTCAAAATCAGCCTGTGAAGCTTTTGGAGAAGAAATTTATCCAAAATACAAAAAATGGTGTGATGAATACTTCTACCTTAAACATCGTGATGAAACGCGTGGTGTAGGTGGACTATTTTATGATGATTTAAATGAAGCAACGTTTGGCTGGGACTTTGAAAAGTGTTTTGCTTTTATGCAATCGGTCGGAGATCATTTCATTAAAGCCTACCGTCCAATTATGGGACGCCGTAAAGATATTGAATATGGTGAACGTCAAAAAGATTTCCAGCTTTATCGTAGAGGACGTTATGCTGAATTTAATTTAGCCTTTGACCGTGGAACCATCTTTGGTTTACAAACAGGGGGGCGAACCGAGTCCATTCTGATGTCTATGCCACCGGTAGTCACTTGGAAATATGATTACAAACCCGAGCCAGGGACTGAAGAGTCAAATATCTACAACTACCTAACACCAAAAGATTGGTTAGCTGAGTTAGCTTAA